A window of the Bdellovibrio sp. ZAP7 genome harbors these coding sequences:
- a CDS encoding DNA gyrase inhibitor YacG → MSESEKPQGKMVKCPQCGKPALYSPENPARPFCSERCRLIDLGEWASEGYRIPVSNQSSSDSLTSIDDAYDDEDGSNDPRH, encoded by the coding sequence ATGAGTGAATCTGAAAAACCCCAAGGTAAAATGGTAAAGTGTCCACAGTGTGGCAAGCCTGCTTTGTACTCACCTGAAAATCCTGCGCGCCCTTTTTGCTCTGAACGCTGCCGCCTGATTGACCTTGGTGAGTGGGCCTCTGAGGGATATCGCATTCCCGTGAGCAATCAATCTTCAAGTGATTCTTTAACTTCCATCGACGACGCGTACGATGATGAAGATGGTAGCAACGATCCACGACACTGA
- a CDS encoding ATP-binding protein — protein MFLKGLKPTLFRISTKLTLAYSMVLILSSTLIFSFLYFQITHSLQNQERAILESKTEEFANRIEVNGMADFKQYFELLRNYDRDASLLVEIYSGRSELLFAHNPTPAFDINKDLLLNELNRHGETSFEFSLPEVSSTEAVLVLGRNLKGGERLIIAKSTAGMGKQLRYLQKLFWWSLLPVALIGFLGGLFLSNSTLSPVRDLINSMKKIERGSLSTRVPIGGSDDELEELKLLFNKALDKIENLVNGLKEAFDHLAHDIRTPVTRLRGRAEIALTSEGDLESYREALQSCFENSDKILSFLQVLTDITEAENRSKKLKIEKKFISDLVREIMDLYEMAFEEKNITITQKLDSHDWAMVDPRLISRVIANLLDNAHKYTPPGGEVIIETINQTESVILKVTDSGPGIAPEEHGLIWQKLYRSDKSRSEYGMGLGLTFVKAVVEAHDGKVNIKSPVKDGRGTEMEITLQKMA, from the coding sequence ATGTTCTTAAAGGGACTTAAACCCACGCTATTCCGAATCAGTACCAAGCTTACGCTCGCGTACTCCATGGTACTGATTCTTAGCTCGACACTGATCTTTAGTTTTCTATACTTTCAGATCACTCACTCGCTCCAAAATCAGGAGCGAGCTATTCTTGAATCAAAAACCGAAGAATTTGCGAATCGTATTGAAGTGAACGGTATGGCCGACTTTAAGCAGTACTTTGAATTGCTGCGCAATTACGATCGTGATGCCTCCTTATTGGTGGAAATTTATAGCGGTCGCAGTGAATTGCTGTTCGCGCATAATCCCACGCCAGCTTTTGATATTAATAAAGACCTATTGCTGAACGAGTTGAATCGTCATGGCGAGACGTCCTTTGAGTTTTCCTTGCCAGAAGTTTCCTCCACAGAGGCAGTTTTGGTTTTGGGGCGTAACTTAAAAGGCGGCGAGCGTTTGATTATCGCAAAAAGCACGGCCGGCATGGGTAAGCAACTCCGTTATCTGCAAAAACTTTTCTGGTGGTCCCTGCTTCCTGTGGCGTTGATTGGATTCTTGGGTGGTTTATTCTTATCCAATTCTACATTGAGTCCGGTGCGTGACTTGATCAACTCGATGAAAAAGATCGAGCGTGGATCCTTATCTACACGTGTGCCGATCGGTGGCAGTGACGACGAACTGGAAGAACTGAAGCTTCTGTTCAACAAGGCTTTGGATAAAATTGAAAATCTGGTGAATGGATTGAAAGAAGCCTTTGACCATTTGGCTCATGATATTCGTACACCGGTGACTCGTTTGCGTGGTCGTGCGGAAATCGCTTTGACCAGCGAAGGTGATTTGGAATCATACCGTGAGGCTTTGCAAAGCTGTTTTGAAAATTCAGATAAAATTCTAAGTTTCCTGCAGGTTCTGACGGATATTACCGAGGCTGAAAACCGCAGTAAGAAGCTTAAGATTGAAAAGAAATTCATCAGTGATCTGGTTCGTGAAATCATGGATCTGTATGAGATGGCGTTCGAGGAAAAGAACATCACTATCACGCAGAAATTGGATTCTCACGATTGGGCGATGGTGGATCCTCGTCTAATCAGTCGGGTTATCGCGAATCTTTTAGATAATGCCCATAAATACACGCCACCAGGTGGTGAGGTGATTATTGAGACCATCAATCAAACTGAAAGCGTGATTTTAAAAGTCACAGATTCGGGGCCGGGGATTGCTCCGGAAGAGCATGGCCTGATCTGGCAAAAGCTTTACCGCAGTGACAAAAGCCGCTCTGAATACGGGATGGGCTTGGGGTTGACGTTCGTAAAGGCAGTCGTGGAAGCCCACGATGGCAAAGTGAATATCAAAAGCCCGGTTAAAGACGGCCGCGGAACCGAGATGGAAATCACTCTACAAAAGATGGCATAA
- a CDS encoding ABC transporter substrate-binding protein, translated as MKRLVLSLLLVLPLLASCTKKENEIVIGEYDSLSGSDATFGLSSNKGVRLAFDEINAAGGIKGKKIELKTMDDQGKNEEAAAATTRLITQNKVVAVIGGVASGRSKAAAPIAQAKGIPFVSPASTNPDVTKIGDYVFRICFIDPFQGSVMAKFASENLKIKKVAILRDVKNDYSVGLADAFLTDFKKRGGEIVADVSYQAGDIDFKAQLTQIRSKNPEALYVPGYYTEVGLIAQQARQLGIKAPLMGGDGWDSDKLHEIGKEAINGNYYSNHYTVESTDPAVTEFIKKFKAKYNETPDALAALGYDAAKILAGAIERSADLSGKSIRDELAKTKDFPGVTGKISLNENRDAVKSAVVIQVDGPNRKYITTVTP; from the coding sequence ATGAAACGTCTGGTACTTTCCCTATTGCTAGTACTTCCTTTACTGGCGAGCTGTACAAAAAAAGAAAATGAAATTGTGATCGGTGAATACGACTCCTTGTCTGGAAGCGATGCCACTTTTGGCTTGAGCTCTAACAAAGGTGTTCGTTTGGCTTTTGATGAAATCAACGCTGCTGGCGGTATCAAAGGTAAAAAAATTGAATTAAAAACGATGGACGATCAAGGTAAGAACGAGGAAGCCGCTGCTGCGACAACTCGCTTGATCACACAAAACAAAGTCGTTGCAGTTATCGGTGGCGTGGCCAGCGGTCGCTCTAAAGCTGCTGCTCCGATTGCACAGGCAAAAGGTATCCCTTTTGTTTCCCCAGCTTCCACAAATCCTGATGTGACTAAAATCGGTGACTATGTTTTCCGTATTTGTTTCATCGATCCATTCCAAGGTTCTGTGATGGCAAAATTCGCCAGCGAAAATCTTAAAATCAAAAAAGTTGCTATCCTTCGCGACGTTAAAAATGACTACTCTGTTGGTTTAGCTGACGCCTTCCTGACTGATTTCAAAAAACGTGGTGGCGAGATCGTAGCTGACGTTTCTTACCAAGCCGGCGATATCGATTTCAAAGCGCAATTGACTCAAATCCGCTCTAAAAACCCTGAAGCACTTTATGTTCCCGGTTATTACACTGAAGTGGGTTTGATTGCACAACAAGCGCGTCAATTGGGCATCAAAGCTCCATTGATGGGTGGCGACGGCTGGGATTCCGATAAACTTCATGAAATCGGAAAAGAAGCTATCAACGGTAACTACTACTCCAATCACTACACGGTTGAGTCAACAGATCCTGCAGTGACTGAGTTCATCAAAAAATTTAAAGCGAAATACAACGAAACTCCGGACGCATTGGCGGCTTTGGGTTACGATGCCGCAAAAATCTTGGCTGGCGCAATTGAGCGTTCTGCAGACTTGTCAGGCAAATCGATTCGTGATGAACTGGCTAAAACTAAAGACTTCCCAGGCGTGACTGGTAAGATCTCCTTGAATGAAAATCGCGATGCAGTGAAAAGCGCTGTGGTGATTCAAGTGGACGGACCAAATCGCAAGTACATCACGACAGTGACGCCGTAA
- a CDS encoding ABC transporter ATP-binding protein: protein MSTPIISAENLNVYYGSIQALKGITFHVNKGEIVSLIGANGAGKTTTLRALSGLVPAQGKIELHGKDLTTVPTHQRVTLGIAQSPEGRGVFPQMSVQENLEMGAYHRSDKAEIKKDYDMCLGLFPRIKERLWQMAGTLSGGEQQMLAICRALMCKPEILLLDEPSLGLAPLIVNQIFEIVTKLNQDGMTILLVEQNARLALRISHRAYVLETGRVVMQDTGINLLNNDEVRKAYLGV, encoded by the coding sequence ATGAGCACTCCGATTATCTCTGCTGAAAACCTGAATGTTTATTACGGATCTATTCAAGCTTTGAAAGGCATCACCTTTCATGTGAACAAGGGCGAGATCGTAAGCCTTATCGGTGCCAATGGTGCTGGTAAAACGACGACTCTGCGTGCTTTGTCGGGCTTGGTGCCCGCCCAAGGTAAAATTGAACTCCATGGGAAAGATCTGACGACAGTTCCAACTCACCAACGTGTAACACTGGGTATCGCCCAGTCTCCAGAAGGTCGCGGCGTCTTCCCGCAAATGAGCGTTCAAGAAAACTTGGAAATGGGCGCATATCACCGCTCTGACAAGGCCGAAATTAAAAAAGATTATGACATGTGCCTGGGACTTTTCCCGCGCATCAAAGAACGCCTGTGGCAAATGGCCGGCACCTTATCCGGTGGAGAGCAGCAAATGCTTGCGATCTGCCGTGCTTTGATGTGTAAACCGGAAATTTTGCTTTTGGATGAGCCTTCGTTGGGCTTGGCACCTTTGATTGTGAATCAGATTTTTGAGATCGTCACAAAGTTGAATCAAGACGGTATGACAATTCTTTTGGTAGAGCAAAATGCCCGTTTGGCCTTAAGAATTTCCCACCGCGCCTATGTTTTAGAAACAGGTCGCGTGGTCATGCAGGACACAGGTATCAATTTGCTGAACAACGACGAAGTTCGCAAAGCTTATCTTGGTGTCTAA
- a CDS encoding prolipoprotein diacylglyceryl transferase encodes MFPTIEISSEIHVPTYYLVICIVVAICLIWVTRRSQQQKLSVQHTLDLSLLIMVFGFIGGRLFHVFYESFSYYQNNLMRILYFWDGGFVFYGGALLAAFAGITYLYFKEQDLMENYLDLLAPVLALGYGLGRIACFLAGCCYGRACDLPWAVAGKHPSQLYAVMWELGVVMVLLGLEKSRPKWKFFKTPGTLFYVWMILHGSGRLIMESFRDDFRGPNVGFSISSWISWGIIILGLTLLLKKPVDSKV; translated from the coding sequence GTGTTTCCAACGATCGAAATCTCATCTGAAATCCACGTTCCCACATATTATCTTGTAATATGTATTGTGGTCGCAATTTGCCTTATCTGGGTCACACGACGGAGTCAGCAACAGAAGCTTTCTGTCCAACATACACTCGACCTAAGTCTTCTAATCATGGTGTTTGGTTTCATTGGTGGACGCCTGTTTCACGTGTTTTATGAAAGTTTCAGCTATTATCAAAACAATCTGATGCGCATCCTTTATTTCTGGGATGGTGGTTTCGTGTTTTACGGAGGTGCTTTGCTGGCGGCCTTTGCGGGAATCACATACCTGTATTTCAAAGAGCAAGATCTGATGGAAAATTACCTGGATTTGCTGGCCCCAGTATTAGCCTTGGGTTATGGCCTGGGTCGTATTGCCTGTTTTCTAGCGGGTTGCTGCTATGGGCGCGCCTGCGACCTTCCTTGGGCCGTTGCAGGCAAACATCCTTCGCAGCTTTATGCCGTTATGTGGGAATTGGGCGTGGTCATGGTCCTCCTCGGCCTGGAAAAATCCCGCCCGAAATGGAAGTTCTTTAAGACTCCGGGAACACTCTTTTATGTATGGATGATTCTTCATGGAAGTGGTCGCCTTATTATGGAGTCCTTCCGCGATGATTTCCGCGGTCCTAATGTGGGCTTCTCTATCTCCAGCTGGATTAGCTGGGGGATCATTATTCTTGGTTTAACACTGCTTCTAAAAAAGCCCGTGGATTCCAAGGTTTAA
- a CDS encoding metallopeptidase family protein yields MKTNMFAKVICSVLLGVSTVASAAGLDVQGGVTGGGGNTLTSGFATPAEVAQMIQNSKDQVIAVARMAGVRMQLFPEQYSDQAKALFKVKNQLEQRISGMTIQILTDRPCIDVDGNARTGAWDARKPDIICLSAGDIARFVERSEVRNQVAALILHEVSHSFGFDENAAYEFQRRIMQMVTLSNAREIPPFENKITNVPAALGRNLIYFQKVVIPQMKAYVAAAPEKKCQVMQEIYLPDTEFMMGGSWSLLGVEAGLKYDNWTSMMSLFAKRCYNNMTKSPATYADESFLISNTIAIEQDIHESLGLFSASNGFKVEIH; encoded by the coding sequence ATGAAAACAAATATGTTCGCGAAAGTTATTTGCAGTGTGCTTTTAGGTGTGTCGACCGTTGCTTCGGCAGCAGGTTTAGACGTTCAAGGGGGAGTTACTGGTGGTGGCGGTAACACACTGACTTCCGGGTTTGCAACTCCAGCTGAAGTTGCGCAAATGATCCAAAACTCCAAAGATCAAGTTATTGCGGTAGCACGCATGGCGGGTGTGCGCATGCAGCTTTTTCCGGAGCAGTATTCCGATCAAGCTAAAGCGCTTTTCAAAGTTAAGAATCAATTGGAACAAAGAATCAGTGGCATGACGATTCAGATTCTGACGGACCGCCCTTGTATTGATGTGGATGGAAATGCACGTACTGGCGCTTGGGATGCGCGTAAGCCTGACATTATTTGTCTTTCTGCTGGCGATATCGCCAGATTTGTAGAGAGATCTGAAGTGCGCAATCAAGTCGCAGCTCTTATTCTTCACGAAGTTTCTCACAGCTTTGGTTTCGATGAAAATGCCGCGTATGAGTTTCAGCGTCGGATAATGCAAATGGTAACCTTGTCGAACGCTAGGGAAATTCCGCCATTTGAAAATAAAATTACCAACGTGCCTGCAGCATTGGGGCGTAATCTTATTTACTTCCAGAAGGTAGTCATCCCACAAATGAAAGCCTACGTGGCGGCGGCTCCAGAGAAAAAGTGTCAGGTTATGCAGGAAATTTATCTTCCTGATACAGAGTTCATGATGGGTGGTTCTTGGAGTCTTTTGGGAGTGGAAGCGGGCCTTAAATACGATAATTGGACCTCAATGATGTCGCTCTTTGCTAAGCGCTGCTATAATAATATGACCAAGAGTCCAGCGACTTATGCTGACGAGAGCTTCTTAATCAGTAACACCATCGCGATCGAACAAGATATTCATGAATCGTTGGGATTGTTTTCTGCATCCAACGGATTCAAAGTAGAAATTCACTAA
- a CDS encoding TIGR02147 family protein, whose protein sequence is MNTSVFMFKDFRKFLLDIVKSPATGRGIQARWAAATLCQPAYISHVLKGRAEFSLEQAEALSNYLNLKPKEKEYFLNLIQYSRAGTSSLKSYLKSKLDAQKAEFDNLKQRINIESKMNLEDQILYYSRWQYSAVHMCVMLPEMSTVQKISQRLSISTQEAEEALEILLRLGLIAKTSSGWKVTNTAMHLENNSPLLKSLHTQWRLKSIDAISLLRTKQDLRYSGCVALARTDLEQIKEILTQAIEKSIAQVLPSPEETLAVMNVDFFEI, encoded by the coding sequence ATGAACACATCTGTATTTATGTTTAAAGATTTTCGCAAATTTTTACTCGATATCGTGAAGTCTCCAGCAACAGGCCGAGGCATTCAAGCTCGTTGGGCGGCGGCAACTCTATGTCAACCCGCCTATATTTCCCATGTTTTAAAAGGCCGCGCGGAGTTCAGTCTTGAGCAAGCAGAAGCCCTTAGCAATTATTTGAATTTAAAGCCCAAGGAAAAAGAATACTTTTTAAATCTGATTCAATATTCGCGAGCAGGAACGAGTTCATTGAAATCATATTTGAAAAGCAAGCTCGATGCCCAGAAAGCGGAGTTCGATAATTTAAAACAGCGAATCAACATCGAATCTAAAATGAATCTTGAGGATCAAATCCTTTATTATTCGCGGTGGCAGTATAGCGCAGTTCATATGTGCGTGATGCTTCCAGAAATGAGCACTGTTCAAAAAATTTCGCAGCGCCTGTCCATCTCAACCCAAGAAGCAGAAGAAGCCCTGGAAATTTTGTTGCGTCTGGGTTTGATTGCAAAGACTTCGTCCGGTTGGAAAGTGACAAACACGGCAATGCATCTTGAAAACAATTCGCCACTGCTTAAAAGTCTCCATACACAATGGCGACTAAAATCAATTGATGCGATATCTTTGTTGAGGACGAAACAGGATTTGCGTTATTCCGGTTGCGTGGCATTGGCCAGAACGGATCTAGAGCAGATCAAAGAAATCCTGACTCAAGCCATTGAGAAATCAATTGCCCAGGTTCTTCCTTCTCCTGAAGAAACCTTGGCCGTTATGAATGTAGATTTTTTTGAGATTTAG
- the pfkA gene encoding 6-phosphofructokinase: MATFNKKIKRLGVYTSGGDAPGMNAALRAVVRAGIANKLEVFAVMQGYVGMIENHIESIDQRYVANIIQRGGTVIKTGRSTEFTKPEGRTKAVANLKAHGIDALVCIGGDGSFRGAHALWEEHQIPIVGVPGTIDNDVYGSDKTIGFDTAVNTALEAIDRIRDTAASHDRLFIVEVMGRNSGFIASAVGLAGGAEEIFAPESLTTVDKAVDRIKDGIARGKTSSILVTAEGQKPGRAYDLADAIRKKTGWDAKVCILGHQQRGGSPTAADRILASRMGAAAVDSLLRGHCDIMIGTEGEKLIEVPLDIVTKNERKAHLDLISLASVLAT, from the coding sequence ATGGCAACTTTCAATAAAAAGATCAAAAGACTAGGTGTGTATACAAGTGGTGGCGATGCGCCGGGAATGAACGCAGCTCTGAGAGCCGTAGTTCGTGCAGGTATCGCAAACAAACTCGAAGTTTTTGCAGTCATGCAAGGCTATGTTGGAATGATCGAAAATCACATCGAATCGATCGACCAACGTTATGTTGCCAACATCATTCAGCGTGGTGGGACTGTTATTAAAACAGGGCGCTCGACTGAATTTACCAAACCTGAAGGTCGCACGAAAGCTGTCGCAAATTTGAAAGCTCATGGCATTGATGCTTTGGTTTGTATTGGTGGCGATGGTTCCTTCCGCGGTGCTCATGCTCTTTGGGAAGAACATCAAATTCCTATCGTCGGTGTACCGGGTACCATTGACAATGACGTTTACGGTTCTGATAAAACGATTGGTTTCGATACTGCTGTTAATACGGCGCTGGAAGCCATCGACAGAATTCGGGACACAGCGGCTTCTCATGACCGTTTGTTCATCGTTGAGGTGATGGGTCGCAACTCCGGCTTTATCGCTTCTGCTGTGGGTCTTGCCGGCGGTGCGGAAGAAATTTTCGCACCGGAATCTTTGACGACTGTTGATAAAGCTGTGGACCGCATCAAAGACGGTATTGCTCGTGGCAAAACGAGTTCTATTCTTGTGACAGCGGAAGGCCAAAAACCAGGCCGCGCTTATGATTTAGCGGATGCTATTCGTAAGAAAACGGGCTGGGATGCAAAAGTTTGCATCCTAGGACATCAACAACGTGGTGGCTCGCCGACTGCTGCTGACCGCATTCTTGCAAGCCGCATGGGTGCTGCCGCTGTGGATTCATTGCTGCGAGGTCATTGCGACATCATGATCGGCACTGAAGGCGAAAAATTGATTGAAGTTCCTCTCGATATTGTAACAAAGAATGAAAGAAAAGCGCATCTTGACTTGATCAGTCTTGCAAGTGTTTTAGCGACCTAA
- a CDS encoding HU family DNA-binding protein — MNKAQLIEKIAGETKVSKAQAEAILDCAVENIKKAVKKGDDVKLVGFGTFTKAKRKARTGRNPQTGKAIKIPAAWAPKFRAGAEFKSMVK, encoded by the coding sequence ATGAACAAGGCTCAATTGATCGAAAAAATCGCTGGCGAAACTAAAGTTTCTAAAGCTCAAGCTGAAGCAATCCTTGACTGCGCAGTAGAAAACATCAAAAAAGCAGTTAAAAAAGGCGACGACGTTAAACTTGTTGGCTTCGGTACTTTCACAAAAGCTAAACGCAAAGCTCGCACTGGTCGCAACCCACAAACTGGTAAAGCAATCAAAATTCCAGCTGCATGGGCTCCAAAATTCCGCGCTGGCGCTGAATTCAAATCAATGGTTAAGTAA
- a CDS encoding ABC transporter ATP-binding protein codes for MSDVLLEAKGITMQFGGLKAVDNLSFQVKKGQLAGLIGPNGAGKTTAFNMLTGVYQPTMGEVCLDGQSVHGLKPWQISQKGIARTFQNIRLFKNLTVLENVLIATHQHVEYGLMDALFQTKRFLKSEKDMTDKAMALLEVFSLQSKANEISSSLPYGQQRKLEIVRALATDPKIILLDEPAAGMNHSETHQLMETIAEIRAKFNLTVLLIEHDMKLVMGICENIVVLDHGVKIEEGTPKHVQNSKKVIEAYLGVEEIH; via the coding sequence ATGTCCGACGTTCTGCTAGAAGCTAAAGGTATCACTATGCAGTTCGGCGGATTAAAAGCCGTCGATAACTTGTCCTTTCAAGTTAAAAAAGGTCAGCTTGCAGGTTTAATCGGTCCCAACGGTGCGGGCAAAACGACAGCCTTCAATATGCTGACGGGTGTATACCAACCCACAATGGGTGAAGTATGCTTGGATGGTCAATCCGTGCATGGTTTAAAACCTTGGCAAATCTCTCAAAAAGGCATCGCACGTACTTTTCAAAATATCCGTCTCTTTAAAAACCTGACGGTATTGGAAAACGTTTTGATCGCGACTCATCAACACGTGGAATACGGTTTGATGGATGCTCTTTTTCAAACCAAACGTTTTCTAAAATCCGAAAAAGACATGACCGATAAAGCAATGGCATTGTTGGAAGTATTCTCCCTGCAATCCAAAGCCAATGAAATTTCCAGCAGTCTTCCTTACGGTCAACAGCGCAAACTTGAGATCGTTCGTGCTTTGGCGACGGATCCTAAGATTATTCTTCTGGATGAGCCGGCTGCGGGCATGAATCACTCGGAAACTCATCAATTGATGGAAACGATTGCTGAAATCCGGGCGAAGTTTAATCTGACGGTTCTGTTGATTGAACATGACATGAAACTGGTGATGGGTATCTGCGAAAACATAGTGGTTCTGGATCACGGCGTGAAAATCGAAGAAGGCACCCCTAAGCACGTACAAAATTCCAAAAAAGTGATCGAAGCTTATTTGGGTGTTGAGGAAATTCACTAA
- a CDS encoding branched-chain amino acid ABC transporter permease: protein MQDFVQHLINGISLGSIYALIALGYTMVYGILKMINFAHSDVYMVGAFGAFYVARAFGIEANPGIGSLAILLISSMLVCSILGLLIERLAYRPLRNAPKLNILITAIGVSLFLEYGGQALFGANPRVFPEVMKDFVIFSFGNVELKSFDITVLVVSVLAMLGLQYLIYKTKLGKAMRAVSANASVASLLGVNPDKIIAFTFIVGSALAGVGSVLVGMKYPKIDPLMGMMIGMKAFVAAVLGGIGNVRGAVLGALIMGLSEEMVVAYLSSTYRDALAFGILIAILIFKPAGLLGKYSVEKV, encoded by the coding sequence ATGCAGGATTTCGTACAACATTTGATTAATGGTATCAGCCTTGGCTCCATCTACGCATTGATCGCCCTTGGCTACACCATGGTGTACGGAATCCTGAAAATGATTAACTTCGCCCACTCGGATGTTTACATGGTGGGCGCCTTCGGGGCTTTCTACGTTGCCCGTGCCTTTGGAATTGAAGCAAATCCTGGCATCGGCTCTCTCGCTATCCTTCTTATTTCCTCCATGCTTGTATGTAGTATCTTGGGTCTTTTGATTGAAAGACTGGCGTACCGCCCTCTTCGTAATGCACCAAAACTAAATATCCTGATCACAGCCATCGGCGTGAGTTTATTTTTAGAATATGGTGGCCAAGCTTTATTCGGAGCCAATCCCAGAGTTTTTCCTGAAGTCATGAAAGATTTTGTGATTTTCTCCTTCGGCAACGTTGAGTTGAAATCCTTCGACATCACAGTTCTAGTCGTCAGCGTTCTGGCGATGCTGGGACTGCAATATCTGATCTATAAAACCAAACTTGGAAAAGCGATGCGCGCTGTAAGTGCCAACGCCTCCGTTGCAAGTCTTTTAGGTGTAAATCCAGATAAAATTATCGCTTTCACTTTCATCGTCGGCTCCGCATTGGCTGGTGTCGGCAGCGTTTTGGTGGGTATGAAATATCCTAAGATTGATCCTTTGATGGGGATGATGATTGGAATGAAAGCTTTCGTTGCCGCAGTTCTAGGTGGTATCGGAAATGTTCGTGGCGCGGTACTGGGCGCACTTATCATGGGCCTTTCAGAAGAAATGGTCGTGGCTTATTTATCTTCTACATACCGTGATGCTTTGGCCTTCGGTATTTTAATTGCGATTTTGATCTTTAAACCTGCCGGATTGCTGGGCAAATACTCTGTGGAGAAAGTCTAA
- a CDS encoding branched-chain amino acid ABC transporter permease: MIRAFKNPLLSLLGVLAVGAIFQFAFDEYIQLMVLFITVNCLMAMSLNLVNGYTGQFSLGHAGFMAIGAYFTAYASTHWNFLPAELQGVSFFIFAIGSGLAAALAGFLVGLPSLRLKGDYLAIVTLGFGEIIRVSLLNMDVLGGPRGFANIPGFSNFYMSYSFAVLWILICFFTIWRVMKSSWGRGFLSVREDEIAAESTGVNTTGMKVRAFVLSSFFAGVAGALFAHFTNFINPSSFTFLQSVNAVIMVVLGGMGSMTGSIIAAIFVTSLPEALRPLQEWTGVDLRMVIYSLSLILVMILRPKGIMGELEITDLWRKYVRRSARS; the protein is encoded by the coding sequence ATGATTCGCGCGTTCAAGAATCCTCTTTTATCTTTGCTTGGTGTTTTAGCGGTTGGTGCGATCTTCCAATTTGCTTTCGATGAATACATTCAGCTGATGGTTTTGTTCATTACGGTGAACTGCCTGATGGCGATGAGCTTGAATCTGGTAAATGGCTACACTGGTCAGTTTTCATTGGGTCACGCAGGCTTCATGGCAATCGGTGCTTACTTTACGGCTTATGCTTCCACTCATTGGAATTTTCTTCCAGCAGAACTACAAGGCGTGTCTTTCTTTATCTTTGCCATCGGAAGCGGTCTTGCGGCGGCTTTGGCGGGTTTCCTGGTCGGGCTTCCTTCGTTGCGATTGAAAGGTGACTATCTGGCCATCGTGACTTTGGGTTTTGGTGAGATTATTCGCGTGTCGTTGCTAAATATGGATGTTCTGGGTGGCCCTCGTGGTTTCGCAAACATTCCTGGGTTCTCTAATTTCTATATGTCTTATTCGTTCGCTGTTTTGTGGATTTTGATCTGCTTCTTTACGATCTGGCGTGTGATGAAATCTTCTTGGGGCCGAGGCTTCTTAAGTGTTCGCGAAGACGAGATCGCTGCAGAATCGACGGGCGTTAATACGACTGGCATGAAAGTACGTGCTTTCGTGCTTTCCAGCTTTTTCGCCGGTGTCGCGGGAGCTTTATTTGCGCACTTTACGAACTTCATCAATCCTTCCTCGTTCACGTTCTTGCAAAGTGTGAACGCCGTGATCATGGTTGTTTTAGGTGGTATGGGTTCGATGACCGGTTCAATCATCGCGGCTATTTTCGTAACATCCCTGCCTGAAGCACTTCGTCCGCTGCAAGAATGGACTGGCGTGGATTTGCGTATGGTTATTTATTCTTTGTCCCTGATTCTTGTGATGATCCTTCGTCCTAAAGGAATCATGGGTGAACTTGAGATCACTGACTTGTGGAGAAAATATGTCCGACGTTCTGCTAGAAGCTAA